The DNA sequence GGGAGTGGAATGGGCTGGTATCAGCCGGGTGCGGCAGCGGATTGGCTATGTGCCCCAGCGTAAGCCGATCGATCCCAATATGCCGGTGAGTGCACTGGAGGCGGTGCTGATGGGTACCTATGCCGGACTGGGGTTATTCCGGTTACCGGGAAAGAAAGAACGGGAACAGGCCTGGGCAGCACTGGCTGCTGTAGGACTGGAAAAAAATGCCATTCATGTTGCCGGCCATCTTTCCGGAGGGCAGCAGCAGCGGCTGTTTCTGGCCCGGGCCCTCGTCTCTGCACCGGAACTGCTCCTGCTGGATGAACCGACCGCAGGTGTGGATGTGGTGACCCGAAGGCAGATGGTCGAGCTGATCCGAAGAGTGCATCAGGAATGGAAACTGACCACAATTTATGTAACCCATGATCTTAATGAGGTGATGAGCTGTTCGGACCGGATTATACTGCTCAACCGGAGGGTGTTCGGTTTCGGTCCGTGTGGCGAGGTAGTTAACAGTGAGAACATGAGCCGGCTTTATCAGACCGGCGTGCAGATTGTTGAGCAGGATGGTCAGCGGTATGTGATCACCGGTGATTATCATGGCTGAATTATTCTCCTTCGGGTTTATCCGGAATGCGCTGATTGGTGCCTTGCTTGTCTCTACCGTTTGTTCGGTGATCGGGGTGCTGGTGGTGTTGCGCGGGCTGGCATTTGCGGGTGCGGGAATTGCTCATGCGGCGTTTGGCGGTGTGGCGCTCGGGTTTCTCTTGGGAGTTGATCCGCTCCTGAGTGCGGTTATCTTCTGTCTGGTAACTGCGGCGCTCGTCAGTTTCACCGGTGCCCAGACCGCTCTCCGTCAGGATACGACGATCGGTATCTTCTTTTCCTGGACAATGGCGCTGGGGGTACTTTTCATCGGGCTGATGCGGCGCTACGATGCCCGGGTATACGGTTATCTGTTTGGCAATGTGCTGGGAATAACCTCACAGAACATCGGGCTGATGATTGGGCTCACGGTTCTCGTGCTACTGCTGATTGCGATTTTCTTTAAAGAGTTTCAGTTTTTCATTTTTGATGGAGAGATGGCGCAGGCTTCCGGTCTGCCGGTCGGAATTCTGAATCTGCTGCTTTACGGTCTAATTGCACTCACGGTGGTGATTGCACTCAAGGCGGTGGGAATTATTCTTGTGGAGGCGCTGCTGGTGATTCCGGCGGCAACCGCATATCAGCTGACCACCAGCTATAAAATGATGTTTGTTCTTTCCTGGCTGTGTGCGACGATGGCAAGCAGCGCCGGGCTGGTCCTTTCCTATTTTTTCAATCTGCCTTCGGGCGCTACTATCGTCATGGTGGCGGTGTTGATCTTTGTCGTGGCGGTGATATTCTCACCCAAAAGGAGGCGGTGTAAAATATGTGGTCGCGCGGCGTAACCTTATTAATAATTACACTTCTGATCTTCACCGGCAGCTGTCGCCGGTCACAAAGGTTAGAAATCGGCGTTGTTACGACCATACCGGTGACTGCTGACTGGGTGCAGCAGGTTGGCGGTGACCGGGTAAAGGTGGTTTCGATCTTGAAAGGGCAGGAGGACGCGCACAGTTATGAGCCCGGTCCCCAGACGGCAGAGATGCTGGCTCAGGCACAGCTGGTGATCCGGGTCGGGCTCGGATTTGATGCCTGGCTGGACGGGCTGATCGCCAACTCCGGTAATCCGAAGTTGAAGGCGCTGACACTGGCAGAGGGGATTGAACCGGTTGAGGATGAGGGTGAGCATCACGGCCACGGTGTTCATGAGGCGGGCAACCCGCACATCTGGCTGGACCCGGAGGTGGCAAAGTCCGGGGTAACGAGAATCGCCATTCTGCTCGGTGCAATTGATCCGGCACATCGTGCTGAGTATCAGCGACGGGCAGAGGCGTACTGTGGAGAACTGGACAGTGTCAGTGCTGTTCTCAGAGGACTGGTGGCGGAGCTGAACAATCGCCGGTTTGTTGCCCTGCACAACTCCTGGCCCTATTTCTGCCGGGCATTCGGGCTGGAGATGGTTGCGGCGGTTGAACCGCTTCCGGGCCGGGAGCCTTCGGCAAGGAGTTTTGCCGGACTGATCAAGCTAATGCGCCAGGATTCAGTGCGGGTAATTGTGATCGAACCGCAGCATAATCCGGATCTTGCCCGGGTGCTCGCAAGGGAGACCGGTGCGCAGGTGGTAACCCTGAGCCAGTTCAACGGTGTCCTGCCGGGAACCGATACCTATCTGGAGCTTCTGGATTATAATGTCGGGACCCTGGTCAGTGTCCTGAAAGGGAATCGTTCAAAGCCAGCACGGTGATCAGCTGTCCGCGGATGCGGAATTGGAGCAGTTTTTTTGTCTTTTCTTTCACTCCCGGACTGACCCGTTCCCAGAGCAGACGGTCGGTTTCGCCTTCGCCGAGAATAAGATGGGTGACAGCGAAACGTCTGAACAGGTCAGCAAGATTCGCCCAGTCGGTGACTGCAATTGCCCGTTTCCGGGATTCAATCATTACCGGTGGTGCCCATGGTCCGGCAACAACAGCATTATCCGGCAGCAGACGGTCAACCGCTTTTGAATATGTGATTAGATCATAGGTTCGGTTGGTGAACCATGCGCTCCATTGACCGATATCGAGTCGCAGACTGAGAATGAGAATCAGTCCGACCAGTGCAACCCGGAGCCAGCCGGGTCTGATTGTCCAGCCTTTTTTCCGGAACCGGAGCAGACCGTAGCCGGTAAAGGCGAGGGCGATACCGATGATCAGAGAGAATATAATGATACCAGATTCCCCGTCGGGCTGGGGGTAATTGCGGAATCCTGAGCTGTAAAGCATTAACTGGAGAACCGCCGGGCTGAGCCAAATGCCATAGAGCAGGGTTTTTATAACGGTGGGGCGGGTCTGGGGAATGATGGTGCCGTTTTCCAGTATCCGGCAGAGGGCGGCGGCAGCAGCGATCAGGAGGCAGGGCAGAAGTATGATTTCATAGCGGGGTGGCCGGTAGTTCATGTAACCAAGCATCAGTAGCCCGAAGACGAACCAGAGCAGCGTGTAGCGGAGCAGCCGGGATTGTGACCGTCCTAACCAGGGTAGGGTCAGATAGCCGAGGAGGGCAGTCCAGATCATTCGGGGTATGAGACGCGAGCGCAGACCGAAGGTGAAGGTGTTAAACAGGTAGGCAGAAATGGTGCGGGGATGGCCTGCCGGTGATTCACTGGAATGGCGTACAGCATACTGGAGATATTCCTTACGGTAAGGTAGATAGACGAGCAGGAGCCAGCAAAGAGATGCGATGATGCCGCCGGCAGAAAAGTAAAGCAGGGTGGTTGTCATCCGTTTCCGGTTCGGAAATGCGGGCAGTTCGCTGACAATCAGGATGAGCATTACCGGCACCAGGAAAACAGCGGACAGCTTTACCAGCAGCACGGTAGCGGCAGCACAGAACCCGGCAGCGGTCATCAGACCAGGGCGCCTGAGTCCCTGGACCCAGAAAAAACCGGTGAGCAGCAGGGACAGGATTTCCAGTGATTCCACCAGTCCCAGCCGGCTGTACATCACTAGTGGATAGCAGGTGGCAAGTAGCAGTGCACTGAGCAGAGCTGGGGCGGGGTTTTTTTCTGTGCGGAAAAAGAGAGCGAGTATCAGAATGCTGAGTGCCCCCGAGATCAGGGACAGCAGTTTTACCTGAACAAAGCCGATACCCAGAATTTTGTAGATCAGAGCCACGAACACATTTACCAGCGGGTAAATGACAAACGGCAGGAAGTCGTCCATTTTCCATCTGCCATAAAGGGAAAAGTTGCGGGCGGAATAGGTATTCAGGCTTTCATCGGTGTAGGGGGCGAAGCTCCATGAGAGGTCAGGTGGAGGGTCGGCCCGCAGATCAGCAGCCCGCAGACCGAAGCCGGCGATGATAATTACCCCGAGTATGAACCAGAAATAACGGGGGTGGAATCGGAAGAGCTGATTTGGTCTGCTGTTGAGTTCGGGAGCGTGCTGCCGGTTTTTCTTCATTGTTTAACCGGACCAGCGTCCAAGTTCTTCCCGGGCACGGCGCAGGAGCTCGGTCTGCTCAGCGATAATTTTCTCCAACTGCTCACGCCCACGCCGGAGTTCAGTCTGGACCTGAACCAGCCGGGTGATATCGAAGCCGATGTCAATCACACCGACGGTCTCGCCGTTCGCTCCCGGGAGCGGCAATTTGGAAAGTGCAACCCAGGTGCTGGTAGCTGATTTGGGATCGCCGAGACAAAGTTCCAGATTTACCGGTCTGCCGGTTTGCAGGACCTGACGGTCTTGGGAATTCAGCATCGCGGTTACTGTTGCGGGAAACAGCTCGGCGTCCGATTTACCCAGAATGCTCGAACCACCGCCATAGGTTGCTGATGCCACCGGGTTCGCCTGGATATATTTCAGATTTGCGTCCTTGATGGCAAGCAGGATTCGTTCGTTCTGCCAGATGGTCTGAAACCGGCGATCCAGTTCCTGCCAGGACTGCTCAATCTTGCGCCGGGCGGTAATGTTGGTGATCAAGCCCAGAATACCTATATCCACCGGAAACAGGATCAGTTGAAACCATCCGGCGTACCGTTCACGGCCGTCCTGATAAAAGAATTCGCCACTCTGGGGCTGTTGATCGAGTAACGCCTTGCGCACGATTGCTGCAAGGCCGCTGGCTTCGGCTTCCGGATAGACCTCCCAGAGTTTTCTCCCCACCGCTTCTTCACTGTTTACCCGGGTTTCCTTTTCCGCACCTTTGCTCCAGGCGGTGATTACCCAGTCGCGGTTAATCAGAAAAACACCGGCGACCTCGGTTTCCAGCATGGCAGCGATATTCTGCTCCTTTTTTCTCAGGAGTTCTTCCAGCTGCTTCTCCCGGGTGATGTTCAGGACGATAATTTCAAAGGTCCGGCGACTGGCAAAGGTACAGGTGCGGGCTGTCATTCTGAGCCAGACCGTATCCTTCGCCGGTTCCTTGATTATCCGGAATTCAAGGCCGGGCGGATATTCGCCGGTCTGGCGGGCCTGGAGTTCTGCGCTTTTCACCCGTTCCTGATCTTCGGGATGAACCTGAGCGTAGAGCGCCATATTATCGGTCAGAACCGTTTCTCTTGATACTCCGAACAGTTCGCGGACACTCGGACTGATCGCAAGGATTCTGCCGTCTTCAGCACGGCGGATGATGCACAGCTCCTGAGCTGAATCGATCAGGGTGCGGTAGCGCTCTTCACTTTCCCGCCATGCCTGTTCAATTTTTCGCCGCGCAAATTCAATATCCCGGGTATCTGCTGAATCGGCTGAATCCGAATAGGCAGGAGAGATCGCGGGCGCACTTTTTAGTTCTTGGATTGACGCTTCTGCCCTTTTCAGGTCAGTGAGGTCTTCATAGATGAGCGCCAGCATCTTAACCCTGCCTTCATAATCAAGCAGCGGCAGGGCAGTTACCCGCAGACAGACCTTGCCATAAGGGGTGGGCGGAAGACCGATCTCCGCCGGTTCATACCAGTAAGGCGGTGTTTCAATCCGGGCACCGGCGAGGAGTCGTCGGAGCTGAGGTTCAAGCAGGCCGGTGCGCTTGAGTGCCCTGGGGTCATTTAAACTGATACCGGGGGGCGGTATTTTGCCCAGCAACCGTTCAGCCGCCCGGTTACTTTTGAGCAGGTTTCCCTGAGGGTCAAAGATTTCGATTGCCACCGGACTGAAGTCAATCAGGCTGTCGAAGATCGCCTGTGCCCGGGCTTCTGCGCGGCGGCGTTCTGCTTCCTGAAACGCCTCCTGTTCTTCCAGCATCTTTTTCGGATCCGGTGCTTTCGGGAAGATCATTTTTTCCTTTCAGAACAGCAAGCCGGCGACCCGGTTCGAACGGGTGACCTGCGGTTTACGAAACCGCTGCTCTGCCTGCTGAGCTACGCCGGCAGTTGTAATCGAAATTTTAGCAGGTTGTCGAGCAGCGTCAAGCGGCAGAATCAGATTGAGCAGCCGGTGCCGTAATTTGTTTTGACAACCGGGACCGGGCAAATATACTTCTGATAAAGGAGTACAATGTCCCGAGAAAAGAATGGTGGCAGAATTGATACAGTAATTGGAAGTGAGGCGGTGATGAAGGGGGATCTGCGGGTAAACGGTGGTGTGCGGTTTGATGGCAAACTTGAGGGCAGGATCGATGTTGCGGATGTGTTTCTCGCCGGTCCGCGTTCGTTCCTGAAAGGGGAGATTCAATGCCGGAGCGCAGTGATCGCCGGCAGGATTGAGGGCGATATCCGGGCACAGGAGCTGGTCGAGCTGCAGACCGGTGCTCAGGTATTTGGCAATATCACTTGCCGGGAGCTGGTGATCCAGCCGGGGTGTTTCTTTGAAGGTAAATGCCAGATGCTCAGGGAAGATAACAGAGCTGAACAATGAGGCTGTTCGGGTTTGTTCTGCTTTCCGTCGGTTTAGGGGCAGCGATGCCGCCGATACCGGGTAACAGTCGCAGGGTCTTTCTTCCCGGGAAACTGGAGCGGCCTTCAGCAGTGCGTCCGGCAACAGATCGGACGGGCAGACTGCTGGTAATTCTCGTTGATTTCAATGATAATATCCATCGTTTTCCCGGATCGGAGTTTCAGCAGCTGATTTTCGGTAGTGGAACCGGTTCAATGCGCGATTATTACCGGGAGGTGAGTTTTGGCAGTCTGTTGCTCAGCGGTGATGTGGCAGGCTGGATACGTCTGAGTAATCCCTATTCGTATTATCTCGGAGATTCATTCGGTATTTATGGAAGTTTTCCCCATAACAGCCAGGGTCTGGTGCGGGATTTGGTGTCCGCGATTGATGGAGCGGTTGATTTTTCCCGTTACGACTGGGATGGAGATGGATTTGTTGACGGTCTGCTCATCGTCCATGCCGGACCAGGTGCCGAAGAGACGGGTGAACCCGGTGACATCTGGTCGCACAAGTGGCAGCTGAGTGATGATATATTCGGTTCCCCCGGACCGGTCCAGACTGGTGACGGGGTGAGTGTGGATGAGTATTCAATTCAGCCGGAAAGATTTCTTGACGGTAATATAATCTCGATCGGCGTTTTCTGTCATGAGTTCGGCCATCTGCTGGGATTGCCTGATCTCTATGATACTGACTATTCCAGTTCCGGGTTGGGTATGTTCTGTCTGATGGCAGCCGGCGGTTGGGCCCGGGCCGATACTGGCGTGTCTTATGGCAGCTCACCGACCCACCCGTCAATCTGGTGCAAGTATCTTCTGGGCTGGGTTGTGCCCGATTCGGTTCAGCCTGGATATCGGGATTCTCTCTCACCGGCTTTACTGGCGGCTGCTGCAACTGCGCCCGCCGGGTACCGGATTCTCGAGAATCCCGGGGGCGTTGACTGGTCGTTCAGCCAGACCGGCAATGGTGAATATTTTCTGATCGAGAACCGTCAGCGCTTCGGATTTGACCGGGGTCTGCCCGGAGTCGGCATTTTGATTCTGCATATCGATGAGTCCCGACCGGACAACAGCGATGAGCGCCACCCGCTGGTCGGTATTCTGCGTGCCGACCGTTCACCAAGATTTGCCCTTGATGCCGGGGACAGAGGCAGCGATGTTCACTTGTGGAAGGCAAGTGATACCGGGGTGCGCAATTTTACCACGCCCTCAACCGCATTTTACAACGGGATTCAGAGCGGTGTGGTTATTGAGCAGATCTCGGGATCAGATTCAATAATGACGGCAACTCTGAAGATTTCACCGATGTTTCTGGGCCGGGTTTACTCGTTCCCCAATCCAGTAGTAGTGCGGGATAATCAGCCCCAAGCGACGATTGCCTACATGCCGACCGATTCGGTCCGGCTTGCAGGACAGTTTCCCGATTTTAAAATCAGAATTTTCAACATTGCGGGCGAGCCGGTCCGGTTGCTGGATGAACCCGGGACTGAAATTGTCCCGCGCTACCGGGCGGGTTTCTGGAATCTGAGAAATGAACAGGGCAAACCGGTTACAAGTGGGATGTATTTTTACATTGTCGAGATTGAGGAGGACGGGGTAATTGAACAAAATGTGGGGCGATTGACGGTGGTCAGATAATTTCAACAGAAAATAAAGGAGGAGTGAAGGAGATGGTTTGTAATTTGAATGGCAAAATTGCTCTGGTAACTGGCGGTGGCGCCGGGATCGGTCGGGCGATCG is a window from the candidate division WOR-3 bacterium genome containing:
- a CDS encoding metal ABC transporter ATP-binding protein, with translation MVPAVEFERVTVSFPRQIALEDVSFRLERGEFLGVIGPNGSGKTTLLKTVLGLFKPAAGKVRVLGVEWAGISRVRQRIGYVPQRKPIDPNMPVSALEAVLMGTYAGLGLFRLPGKKEREQAWAALAAVGLEKNAIHVAGHLSGGQQQRLFLARALVSAPELLLLDEPTAGVDVVTRRQMVELIRRVHQEWKLTTIYVTHDLNEVMSCSDRIILLNRRVFGFGPCGEVVNSENMSRLYQTGVQIVEQDGQRYVITGDYHG
- a CDS encoding glycosyltransferase family 39 protein — protein: MKKNRQHAPELNSRPNQLFRFHPRYFWFILGVIIIAGFGLRAADLRADPPPDLSWSFAPYTDESLNTYSARNFSLYGRWKMDDFLPFVIYPLVNVFVALIYKILGIGFVQVKLLSLISGALSILILALFFRTEKNPAPALLSALLLATCYPLVMYSRLGLVESLEILSLLLTGFFWVQGLRRPGLMTAAGFCAAATVLLVKLSAVFLVPVMLILIVSELPAFPNRKRMTTTLLYFSAGGIIASLCWLLLVYLPYRKEYLQYAVRHSSESPAGHPRTISAYLFNTFTFGLRSRLIPRMIWTALLGYLTLPWLGRSQSRLLRYTLLWFVFGLLMLGYMNYRPPRYEIILLPCLLIAAAAALCRILENGTIIPQTRPTVIKTLLYGIWLSPAVLQLMLYSSGFRNYPQPDGESGIIIFSLIIGIALAFTGYGLLRFRKKGWTIRPGWLRVALVGLILILSLRLDIGQWSAWFTNRTYDLITYSKAVDRLLPDNAVVAGPWAPPVMIESRKRAIAVTDWANLADLFRRFAVTHLILGEGETDRLLWERVSPGVKEKTKKLLQFRIRGQLITVLALNDSLSGH
- a CDS encoding metal ABC transporter substrate-binding protein — encoded protein: MWSRGVTLLIITLLIFTGSCRRSQRLEIGVVTTIPVTADWVQQVGGDRVKVVSILKGQEDAHSYEPGPQTAEMLAQAQLVIRVGLGFDAWLDGLIANSGNPKLKALTLAEGIEPVEDEGEHHGHGVHEAGNPHIWLDPEVAKSGVTRIAILLGAIDPAHRAEYQRRAEAYCGELDSVSAVLRGLVAELNNRRFVALHNSWPYFCRAFGLEMVAAVEPLPGREPSARSFAGLIKLMRQDSVRVIVIEPQHNPDLARVLARETGAQVVTLSQFNGVLPGTDTYLELLDYNVGTLVSVLKGNRSKPAR
- a CDS encoding metal ABC transporter permease, with protein sequence MAELFSFGFIRNALIGALLVSTVCSVIGVLVVLRGLAFAGAGIAHAAFGGVALGFLLGVDPLLSAVIFCLVTAALVSFTGAQTALRQDTTIGIFFSWTMALGVLFIGLMRRYDARVYGYLFGNVLGITSQNIGLMIGLTVLVLLLIAIFFKEFQFFIFDGEMAQASGLPVGILNLLLYGLIALTVVIALKAVGIILVEALLVIPAATAYQLTTSYKMMFVLSWLCATMASSAGLVLSYFFNLPSGATIVMVAVLIFVVAVIFSPKRRRCKICGRAA
- a CDS encoding polymer-forming cytoskeletal protein, coding for MSREKNGGRIDTVIGSEAVMKGDLRVNGGVRFDGKLEGRIDVADVFLAGPRSFLKGEIQCRSAVIAGRIEGDIRAQELVELQTGAQVFGNITCRELVIQPGCFFEGKCQMLREDNRAEQ
- a CDS encoding PAS domain-containing protein encodes the protein MIFPKAPDPKKMLEEQEAFQEAERRRAEARAQAIFDSLIDFSPVAIEIFDPQGNLLKSNRAAERLLGKIPPPGISLNDPRALKRTGLLEPQLRRLLAGARIETPPYWYEPAEIGLPPTPYGKVCLRVTALPLLDYEGRVKMLALIYEDLTDLKRAEASIQELKSAPAISPAYSDSADSADTRDIEFARRKIEQAWRESEERYRTLIDSAQELCIIRRAEDGRILAISPSVRELFGVSRETVLTDNMALYAQVHPEDQERVKSAELQARQTGEYPPGLEFRIIKEPAKDTVWLRMTARTCTFASRRTFEIIVLNITREKQLEELLRKKEQNIAAMLETEVAGVFLINRDWVITAWSKGAEKETRVNSEEAVGRKLWEVYPEAEASGLAAIVRKALLDQQPQSGEFFYQDGRERYAGWFQLILFPVDIGILGLITNITARRKIEQSWQELDRRFQTIWQNERILLAIKDANLKYIQANPVASATYGGGSSILGKSDAELFPATVTAMLNSQDRQVLQTGRPVNLELCLGDPKSATSTWVALSKLPLPGANGETVGVIDIGFDITRLVQVQTELRRGREQLEKIIAEQTELLRRAREELGRWSG
- a CDS encoding M6 family metalloprotease domain-containing protein yields the protein MRLFGFVLLSVGLGAAMPPIPGNSRRVFLPGKLERPSAVRPATDRTGRLLVILVDFNDNIHRFPGSEFQQLIFGSGTGSMRDYYREVSFGSLLLSGDVAGWIRLSNPYSYYLGDSFGIYGSFPHNSQGLVRDLVSAIDGAVDFSRYDWDGDGFVDGLLIVHAGPGAEETGEPGDIWSHKWQLSDDIFGSPGPVQTGDGVSVDEYSIQPERFLDGNIISIGVFCHEFGHLLGLPDLYDTDYSSSGLGMFCLMAAGGWARADTGVSYGSSPTHPSIWCKYLLGWVVPDSVQPGYRDSLSPALLAAAATAPAGYRILENPGGVDWSFSQTGNGEYFLIENRQRFGFDRGLPGVGILILHIDESRPDNSDERHPLVGILRADRSPRFALDAGDRGSDVHLWKASDTGVRNFTTPSTAFYNGIQSGVVIEQISGSDSIMTATLKISPMFLGRVYSFPNPVVVRDNQPQATIAYMPTDSVRLAGQFPDFKIRIFNIAGEPVRLLDEPGTEIVPRYRAGFWNLRNEQGKPVTSGMYFYIVEIEEDGVIEQNVGRLTVVR